The following proteins are co-located in the Gordonia polyisoprenivorans genome:
- a CDS encoding DUF1028 domain-containing protein, translating into MTLSLIAHEPATGAFGIVICSSSPAVAARCAHLRPGVGVVASQNITNPALGTAVLDEMAVGANAADALANALSRERFPDHRQVTAVGADGTTAVHSGSQSLGVYGHIEAENVVAAGNLLADESVLTELVTGYTRSRAEHLEERLLDGLRDALAAGGEAGPVHSAGLLVVADVDWPVTDLRVDFADDPVDELSALWQIWAPQKDDYRVRGIDPTRAPSYGVPGDL; encoded by the coding sequence ATGACACTCTCACTGATCGCCCACGAACCGGCAACGGGCGCCTTCGGCATCGTGATCTGCTCGTCGAGCCCGGCGGTCGCCGCGCGCTGCGCGCACCTGCGGCCAGGTGTCGGTGTGGTCGCCTCGCAGAACATCACCAATCCGGCGCTGGGCACCGCCGTGCTCGATGAGATGGCTGTTGGCGCCAACGCGGCGGATGCTCTGGCAAATGCACTGTCGCGGGAGCGCTTTCCGGACCATCGACAGGTCACCGCGGTCGGGGCCGATGGCACGACAGCAGTGCACTCGGGCTCGCAGAGCCTCGGTGTGTACGGTCACATCGAGGCCGAGAACGTGGTCGCCGCCGGCAATCTCCTGGCCGACGAGAGCGTTCTCACCGAACTGGTGACCGGCTACACCCGCAGTAGGGCAGAACATCTCGAGGAGCGACTACTCGACGGTCTACGTGATGCGCTCGCTGCCGGCGGTGAGGCCGGCCCGGTGCATTCGGCCGGACTGCTCGTCGTGGCCGACGTCGACTGGCCGGTCACCGATCTGCGGGTCGATTTCGCCGACGACCCAGTGGACGAACTGAGTGCCCTCTGGCAGATCTGGGCACCACAGAAGGACGACTACCGGGTGCGCGGTATCGACCCGACGCGCGCCCCCTCGTACGGCGTTCCGGGGGATCTGTGA
- the paaZ gene encoding phenylacetic acid degradation bifunctional protein PaaZ, translating to MSRLLESWTQGRWYAAPDEGTPLLSAVDGSEVARISATGVDRAAMVEYARTVGGEALASLTFHERAGLLKQLGLTLMAGKDEFYELSRTTGATDRDSAVDIDGGFGTVLSYASKARRELPDDTVYLDGPVEQLGKKGTFLGQHLYTSRRGVAVQINAFNFPVWGFLEKLAPAFIAGVPTIVKPASATAYLTELVVRRIVESGILPEGSVQLLCGSAGDLLDHLDGQDSVAFTGSADTAAVLRAHPTVVASGLHFTAEADSLNASILGADVGVDDPEFDLYVRQLVTEMTVKAGQKCTAIRRALVPEPLVDAVVEAASARLSTIRVGNPAAPDVRMGALASTEQRDEVLKSLRGLTKSADIVFGDPDHVELVDAERSSGAFLSPILLRATDSWAPEIHDIEAFGPVSTVIGYRDTDDAIALAARGRGSLVASLVTADTDVAATVVRGIAAYHGRILVLNAEDAAESTGHGSPLPVLVHGGPGRAGGGEELGGIRGVLHHMQRTAVQGTPNILTAVGRRWVGGADRVQTDVHPFRKNLSQLQIGDTIVGGPRQVTRADIDHFAEFTGDTFYAHTDPEAAAANPLFGGIVAHGYLVVSLAAGLFVDPAPGPVLANFGVDGLRFLTPVKAEDSLTVTLTAKQITPRQSADYGEVRWDAVVTNQNDDPVATYDVLTLVAKAEKE from the coding sequence GTGAGCCGATTGTTGGAAAGCTGGACACAAGGACGCTGGTACGCCGCGCCCGACGAGGGCACGCCGTTGCTCAGCGCGGTCGACGGATCGGAGGTGGCGCGGATCTCGGCGACCGGTGTCGATCGCGCCGCGATGGTCGAATACGCACGCACCGTCGGTGGAGAGGCGCTGGCCTCGCTGACCTTCCACGAGCGGGCCGGGTTGCTCAAACAACTCGGCCTCACCCTGATGGCGGGCAAGGACGAGTTCTACGAACTCTCCCGTACGACCGGCGCCACCGACCGCGACTCCGCCGTCGACATCGACGGCGGATTCGGGACCGTCCTGAGTTATGCGAGCAAGGCCCGACGCGAATTGCCCGACGATACCGTCTATCTCGACGGACCGGTCGAGCAGCTCGGCAAGAAGGGCACCTTCCTCGGCCAACACCTCTACACCTCCCGACGCGGGGTTGCGGTGCAGATCAACGCGTTCAACTTCCCGGTGTGGGGTTTCCTGGAGAAGCTGGCCCCGGCGTTCATCGCCGGCGTGCCCACGATCGTCAAACCCGCCAGTGCCACTGCCTATCTCACCGAACTCGTGGTCCGCCGCATCGTCGAGAGCGGCATCCTGCCCGAGGGCTCGGTGCAACTACTGTGCGGCAGCGCGGGCGATCTGCTCGACCATCTCGACGGACAGGATTCGGTGGCCTTCACCGGCTCGGCCGACACCGCCGCCGTGCTGCGCGCCCACCCGACGGTGGTGGCGTCCGGGCTGCACTTCACCGCCGAGGCGGACTCACTCAACGCATCGATCCTCGGTGCCGACGTGGGCGTCGACGACCCCGAATTCGACCTGTACGTGCGGCAACTCGTCACCGAGATGACCGTCAAAGCCGGGCAGAAGTGCACCGCAATCCGCCGTGCCCTGGTCCCCGAGCCCCTCGTCGATGCCGTCGTTGAGGCCGCGTCGGCGAGACTGTCCACGATCCGCGTCGGCAATCCCGCCGCCCCCGACGTGCGGATGGGCGCGCTCGCGAGCACCGAGCAGCGCGATGAGGTCCTGAAATCACTTCGGGGACTGACCAAATCGGCCGACATCGTCTTCGGCGACCCCGACCACGTCGAGCTCGTTGACGCCGAGCGCTCATCAGGAGCATTTCTCTCGCCGATCCTGTTACGCGCCACCGACAGCTGGGCGCCGGAGATCCACGACATCGAGGCCTTCGGTCCGGTGTCGACGGTCATCGGCTACCGCGACACCGACGACGCCATCGCCCTCGCCGCCCGCGGCCGTGGATCGCTGGTGGCCTCGCTGGTGACCGCCGACACCGACGTCGCGGCGACCGTCGTGCGCGGCATCGCCGCCTACCACGGTCGCATTCTGGTGCTCAACGCCGAGGATGCCGCCGAATCCACCGGCCACGGCTCACCGCTGCCGGTCCTGGTGCACGGCGGCCCCGGCCGCGCGGGCGGCGGGGAGGAACTCGGCGGCATCCGCGGCGTGCTCCACCACATGCAGCGCACCGCGGTGCAGGGCACACCGAACATCCTCACCGCGGTCGGACGGCGTTGGGTCGGCGGCGCCGACCGCGTGCAGACCGATGTGCATCCGTTCCGGAAGAATCTGTCGCAGTTGCAGATCGGCGACACCATCGTGGGTGGGCCGCGTCAGGTGACGCGTGCCGACATCGACCATTTCGCCGAATTCACCGGCGACACCTTCTACGCGCACACCGACCCGGAAGCTGCCGCGGCCAACCCCCTCTTCGGCGGCATCGTCGCCCATGGATACCTGGTGGTGTCGCTGGCCGCGGGCCTGTTCGTCGATCCGGCACCGGGCCCGGTGCTGGCCAACTTCGGCGTCGACGGATTGCGATTCCTCACGCCGGTCAAAGCCGAGGACAGCCTCACCGTCACGTTGACGGCCAAACAGATCACGCCACGCCAGAGCGCCGATTACGGTGAGGTGCGCTGGGATGCCGTCGTGACCAACCAGAACGACGACCCGGTGGCGACCTACGACGTGCTCACGCTCGTCGCCAAAGCCGAAAAGGAGTAA
- a CDS encoding TetR/AcrR family transcriptional regulator: MTTAKPAKRTGRPGRPGYDLDSLLAVAVKVFNEKGYDGTSMDVLADRLGISKSSIYHHVSGKQELLELALGRALGALFAATTEAGTTEGRHIDRLEYLVRRSVEILAAELPYVTLLLRVRGNSVVERRALARRREFDEFVGNLVIGAAEEGDVSPEVDPALVARLLFGTVNSLIEWYRPRVGVSVDELADAVVAMTFDGLRRRR, from the coding sequence ATGACCACTGCGAAACCGGCCAAGCGCACGGGCCGCCCGGGGCGCCCCGGCTACGACCTCGACTCGCTGCTCGCGGTCGCGGTGAAGGTCTTCAACGAGAAGGGCTACGACGGCACGAGCATGGATGTGCTCGCCGACCGCCTCGGGATCAGCAAGTCGTCGATCTATCACCACGTCTCGGGCAAGCAGGAACTCCTCGAGCTGGCTCTCGGGCGCGCACTCGGGGCCCTCTTCGCCGCGACCACGGAGGCCGGCACCACCGAGGGCCGACACATCGATCGGCTGGAGTACCTGGTCAGACGCAGTGTGGAGATCCTTGCCGCCGAACTCCCCTACGTCACACTGCTGCTGCGAGTACGCGGCAACTCGGTCGTTGAACGCCGGGCACTGGCCCGTCGACGTGAGTTCGACGAGTTCGTCGGCAACCTCGTCATCGGCGCCGCCGAGGAGGGCGACGTCTCCCCGGAGGTCGACCCGGCACTGGTGGCACGGCTGCTGTTCGGCACGGTCAACTCGCTCATCGAGTGGTACCGACCACGTGTCGGGGTCAGCGTCGACGAACTCGCCGACGCCGTGGTCGCGATGACCTTCGACGGACTGCGCCGCCGTCGCTGA
- a CDS encoding aspartate ammonia-lyase: MSTEPHAAFRIEHDLLGDREIPAGAYYGVHTARALENFPISGVPIAVHRDLVIALASVKQAAAQTNRELGLLDPVIAGAITDACTEIRGGALHNQFVVDQIQGGAGTSTNMNANEVIANRALEILGHPRGTYTVVHPLEHVNLGQSTNDVYPTAVKVALGFAARALETSLRELAARCVAKSQEFGDMLKLGRTQLQDAVPMTLGQEFGAYAVTIVEDADRIAEAALLIAEINLGGTAIGTGLNTDPEYAARACEHLRTITGLPLSTAGDLVEATSDVGAFVQLSGVTKRAAVKLSKICNDLRLLSSGPRAGFNEINLPPVQAGSSIMPGKVNPVIPEAVNQVAFEVVGNDLTITMAAEAGQLQLNAFEPVMARALLSSLTHLTAAVDVLGERCIAGITANPDRMREAVMGSASLATVLNPLLGYEVATALVAEAIATGASIPDLVRRSRLVDDDVLARIFSPALLSRPHSAVEVARDRR, encoded by the coding sequence GTGTCCACCGAGCCTCATGCCGCCTTCCGTATCGAACACGACCTGCTCGGCGACCGGGAGATCCCCGCCGGGGCCTACTACGGTGTGCACACCGCCCGTGCACTCGAGAACTTCCCGATCAGCGGGGTTCCGATCGCCGTCCACCGCGATCTGGTGATTGCACTGGCCTCGGTCAAACAAGCAGCAGCGCAGACCAATCGCGAACTCGGGCTCCTCGACCCAGTCATCGCCGGGGCGATCACGGACGCCTGTACCGAGATTCGCGGTGGCGCGCTACACAATCAGTTCGTTGTCGACCAGATCCAGGGCGGCGCGGGAACGTCGACGAACATGAACGCCAACGAGGTCATCGCCAACCGTGCACTCGAGATCCTCGGTCACCCGCGAGGCACCTACACCGTCGTGCACCCGCTCGAGCACGTCAATCTCGGGCAGAGCACCAACGACGTCTACCCGACGGCGGTCAAGGTGGCCCTCGGATTCGCCGCTCGCGCCCTGGAGACCTCGCTGCGCGAACTGGCGGCGCGCTGTGTGGCCAAGTCGCAAGAATTCGGCGACATGCTCAAGCTCGGACGCACCCAATTGCAGGACGCGGTGCCGATGACCCTGGGCCAGGAGTTCGGCGCGTACGCGGTGACCATCGTCGAGGACGCCGACCGGATCGCCGAGGCTGCCCTGCTGATCGCCGAGATCAACTTGGGCGGCACCGCCATCGGGACCGGTCTCAACACCGATCCGGAGTACGCCGCACGGGCCTGCGAACATCTGCGCACCATCACCGGTTTGCCGCTGAGCACCGCCGGCGATCTCGTGGAGGCCACCTCCGACGTCGGCGCATTCGTGCAGCTGTCCGGGGTCACCAAACGGGCCGCGGTGAAGCTGTCCAAGATCTGTAATGATCTGCGGCTCTTGTCCTCCGGACCCCGCGCAGGCTTCAACGAGATCAATCTCCCGCCGGTGCAGGCGGGGTCGAGCATCATGCCGGGCAAGGTCAATCCGGTGATCCCGGAGGCGGTCAACCAGGTGGCCTTCGAGGTGGTCGGCAATGATCTGACGATCACCATGGCCGCCGAGGCCGGACAGTTACAGCTCAACGCATTCGAGCCCGTCATGGCTCGTGCACTGCTGTCGTCGCTGACCCACCTGACCGCCGCCGTGGACGTTCTCGGCGAACGCTGCATCGCAGGCATCACCGCCAATCCCGATCGTATGCGCGAGGCCGTCATGGGATCGGCGAGCCTGGCCACCGTCCTGAATCCGCTGCTCGGTTACGAGGTGGCCACCGCCCTGGTGGCCGAGGCGATTGCCACCGGCGCTTCGATTCCCGATCTGGTCCGGCGCTCCCGACTCGTCGACGACGACGTCCTGGCACGCATATTCAGTCCTGCACTCCTGTCGCGTCCACACTCGGCGGTCGAGGTCGCGCGCGACCGCCGATGA
- the paaI gene encoding hydroxyphenylacetyl-CoA thioesterase PaaI, whose translation MFAEDNASRALGIELLELGAGRARMSMRIGAQMVNGHGITHGGYVFLLADTAFAVACNSGDDAAVAARCDIRFLRPTHAGDLLVADAREVAGFGRNGIYDVTVTCGEQVVAEFRGDSRTIARP comes from the coding sequence ATGTTCGCCGAGGACAACGCGTCTCGCGCGCTCGGCATCGAGCTCCTCGAGCTCGGTGCCGGGCGGGCGCGGATGTCGATGCGCATCGGAGCACAGATGGTCAACGGCCACGGCATCACCCACGGCGGCTATGTGTTTCTCCTCGCCGACACCGCGTTCGCGGTCGCCTGCAACAGCGGTGACGACGCCGCTGTTGCCGCCCGCTGCGACATCCGCTTCCTGCGCCCCACCCACGCCGGTGACCTGCTCGTCGCCGACGCCCGCGAGGTCGCGGGCTTCGGTCGCAACGGGATCTACGACGTCACCGTCACCTGCGGCGAGCAGGTGGTCGCCGAATTCCGCGGTGACAGCCGCACCATCGCCCGCCCCTGA
- a CDS encoding NADP-dependent oxidoreductase — protein sequence MRAITYDRFGGSDVLTLRDLPTPHVGPDSVLVRVRASSVNPVDWKVRQGYLAEVLDTVFPVVPGWDVAGVVEQVGLDTPEFEVGDEVFGYVRKDVVGGEVAGGTLAEFVAAPVRTLARKPAGWSFEEAAAVPLAGLTAYQTIRRVGVRSGHTVLVHAAAGGVGSFAVQIARSMGARVIGTASAANHDFLRRLGAEPVTYGDGLAERVRALEPEGVDAVLDYVGGDALDSVPEVLRVGGTVASITDARARDEFGGQYVWVRPDATDLAELARLGETGALTPEIAEVFDLADAAAAHERSESGHVRGKIVVRV from the coding sequence ATGCGAGCAATCACCTATGACCGCTTCGGCGGCTCCGATGTCCTGACGCTGCGCGATCTCCCGACACCCCACGTCGGACCCGACTCCGTCCTCGTGCGCGTGCGCGCCTCGAGTGTCAATCCCGTGGACTGGAAGGTTCGCCAGGGCTACCTCGCCGAGGTCCTCGACACCGTGTTCCCGGTCGTCCCGGGATGGGATGTCGCCGGTGTCGTCGAGCAAGTGGGCTTGGACACACCGGAATTCGAGGTCGGCGACGAGGTGTTCGGCTACGTCCGCAAAGACGTCGTCGGTGGCGAGGTGGCGGGCGGAACGCTCGCCGAATTCGTCGCCGCGCCGGTACGAACCCTCGCCCGCAAGCCGGCCGGGTGGTCGTTCGAGGAGGCCGCGGCCGTTCCGCTCGCCGGGCTCACCGCGTACCAGACGATTCGGCGCGTGGGCGTGCGATCGGGGCACACGGTGCTCGTCCACGCCGCCGCCGGCGGTGTCGGCTCGTTTGCCGTCCAGATCGCGCGGTCGATGGGCGCCCGGGTGATCGGCACGGCGTCGGCCGCCAATCACGACTTCCTCCGACGTCTCGGCGCCGAACCCGTGACCTACGGAGACGGGCTGGCCGAGCGAGTACGCGCGCTCGAACCCGAGGGTGTGGACGCGGTCCTCGACTATGTCGGCGGTGACGCGCTGGATTCGGTACCGGAGGTGTTACGCGTGGGCGGCACCGTCGCCTCCATCACCGATGCGCGGGCGCGCGACGAATTCGGGGGCCAGTACGTCTGGGTGCGGCCCGACGCCACCGACCTCGCAGAACTTGCGCGACTCGGCGAGACGGGTGCTCTGACTCCCGAGATCGCCGAGGTGTTCGACCTGGCCGATGCCGCCGCCGCGCACGAGCGCAGCGAGTCCGGTCATGTGCGCGGGAAGATCGTCGTCCGCGTCTGA
- a CDS encoding M20 family metallopeptidase: MSTLDSALADKVAADHSLLTTLSRELYDDPEIAWEEVRSARRVADRLSDAGFEITEKYCGLDTAFAATIGTGDLHFALCAEYDALPGLGHACGHNLISAITVGAALALAPLTDDLGLRLTVIGTPAEEGGGGKIEMLERNGFDGQHAAAMVHPGPVDVARARPFAVSHNHIEYHGKAAHAAAYPERGVNAADAFTVAQVAIGLLRQQLPSSVRVHGMMTRGGEAPNAIAEHTEGRWYVRAETLAELAEVTPRVLRCFEAGALASGARLTVTPESRPYAEFRTDEQLLGLYERRATALGRRFETGPDSMMARASTDMGNVSQLLPAIHPYIGIDSMPAVNHQAEFAAATLSPAAETAIAHGALAMAGTVVDAAMQSTVRTRLLGAH; this comes from the coding sequence GTGAGCACCCTCGACTCGGCGCTCGCCGATAAGGTCGCCGCCGATCACTCGCTGCTGACCACGCTGTCCCGGGAGCTGTACGATGATCCCGAGATTGCCTGGGAGGAAGTACGTTCGGCGCGGCGGGTGGCCGATCGCCTGTCCGACGCCGGCTTCGAGATCACGGAGAAATACTGCGGGCTCGACACCGCCTTTGCCGCGACGATCGGGACCGGCGACCTCCATTTCGCGCTGTGCGCCGAGTATGACGCACTTCCTGGCCTCGGTCACGCCTGCGGCCACAATCTGATCTCGGCGATCACCGTCGGTGCGGCGCTCGCGCTCGCGCCGCTCACCGACGATCTCGGGTTGCGTCTGACCGTCATCGGCACACCGGCCGAAGAGGGCGGCGGGGGCAAGATCGAGATGCTCGAACGCAACGGTTTCGATGGTCAACACGCTGCCGCAATGGTGCATCCAGGACCGGTCGATGTGGCGCGGGCCCGGCCATTTGCTGTGTCGCACAACCATATCGAGTATCACGGCAAGGCTGCGCACGCCGCCGCCTACCCCGAGCGTGGGGTCAACGCCGCCGATGCGTTCACTGTCGCGCAGGTTGCGATCGGGCTGCTTCGGCAACAGCTGCCGTCGTCGGTGCGCGTGCACGGGATGATGACCCGTGGCGGGGAGGCGCCCAACGCCATCGCCGAGCACACCGAGGGCCGCTGGTATGTGCGGGCCGAGACGCTCGCCGAACTCGCCGAGGTGACGCCCCGGGTACTGCGCTGCTTCGAGGCCGGCGCCCTGGCGTCCGGGGCTCGGCTCACTGTGACACCCGAATCCCGTCCGTACGCCGAATTCCGCACCGACGAGCAACTTCTCGGACTGTACGAACGTCGTGCCACCGCACTCGGTCGGCGTTTCGAGACCGGACCGGACTCGATGATGGCACGGGCATCGACCGACATGGGCAATGTGTCGCAGCTACTCCCCGCGATCCATCCCTACATCGGTATCGATTCGATGCCGGCGGTCAATCACCAGGCCGAGTTCGCCGCGGCCACCCTGAGCCCGGCCGCCGAGACCGCGATCGCGCACGGTGCGCTCGCGATGGCGGGAACCGTTGTCGACGCCGCGATGCAGTCGACTGTTCGGACTCGTCTGCTGGGCGCCCACTGA
- a CDS encoding RidA family protein, translated as MSAAPSRGVTHTRIRPFNTRDTYPEQNLDNDLCQAVVAGGVVYLRGQIGQDLDTRESIGIGDVEAQADKAMANIAMLLDESGSSLRDIVKVTVYLTDIRFRETVYRVMGRWLTGVFPVSTGLVVEALARPEWLVEIDATAVVSEPVLTEPKSDDR; from the coding sequence ATGAGCGCCGCACCCTCCCGCGGGGTCACCCACACCCGGATCCGTCCGTTCAACACCCGCGACACCTATCCCGAGCAGAACCTCGACAACGATCTGTGCCAGGCCGTCGTCGCAGGCGGCGTGGTGTACCTGCGCGGTCAGATCGGACAAGACCTCGACACGCGCGAGTCGATCGGCATCGGCGATGTCGAGGCACAGGCCGACAAGGCCATGGCCAACATCGCGATGCTGCTCGACGAGTCGGGGAGTTCGCTGCGCGACATCGTCAAGGTCACCGTGTATCTCACCGACATCCGGTTTCGCGAGACCGTGTACCGCGTGATGGGCCGATGGCTCACGGGTGTCTTCCCCGTCTCCACCGGACTGGTCGTCGAGGCGCTCGCCCGACCCGAGTGGCTCGTCGAGATCGATGCGACCGCCGTTGTCAGCGAACCCGTTCTCACCGAACCGAAGTCCGACGATCGATGA
- a CDS encoding flavin-containing monooxygenase — translation MENEQIDVVIVGAGQAGIAMSEHLGAQGIEHLVLERDRVAERWRSWRWDSLVANGPAWHDRFPNMQFDADPDSFVGKDGVADYLAAYASMISAPIRTGVEVISVRRHNGRSGFRVETSEGTIDARFVVSATGAFQKPVIPPLVPADSALHQIHSSSYHRPQQLPDGAVLVVGAGSSGVQIADELRESGRTVYLAVGPHDRPPRSYRGRDFCWWLGVLGKWDMAVPPAGAEHVTIAVSGAHGGHTVDFRSLAADGITLLGRAEAVVDGVMTFADDLRANIEAGDANYLSMLDEADAHIARNGLDLPEEPQARVIGPDPACVTTPVRSLDLAAHSVTSIVWATGFAYDYDWLQVAALDELGRPRHQRGVSSEPGVYFLGLPWLSRRGSSFIWGVWHDAKYLADQIAIQRGYLAYEAPALAAR, via the coding sequence GTGGAGAACGAGCAGATCGACGTGGTCATCGTCGGTGCCGGGCAGGCCGGTATCGCCATGAGCGAACACCTCGGCGCGCAGGGAATCGAGCACCTGGTGCTCGAGCGTGATCGCGTCGCCGAGCGCTGGCGCTCGTGGCGGTGGGACTCCCTCGTCGCCAACGGGCCGGCGTGGCACGACCGCTTCCCGAACATGCAGTTCGATGCCGACCCCGATTCCTTCGTCGGAAAGGACGGCGTAGCCGACTATCTCGCAGCCTACGCCTCGATGATCTCCGCGCCCATCCGCACCGGTGTCGAGGTGATCTCGGTCCGACGACACAACGGCCGCTCGGGTTTTCGTGTCGAAACGAGCGAGGGCACCATCGACGCCCGCTTCGTCGTCTCGGCAACCGGGGCCTTCCAGAAGCCTGTCATCCCGCCGCTGGTACCCGCCGATTCGGCACTGCACCAGATCCATTCGAGTTCCTATCACCGGCCACAGCAGCTACCCGACGGCGCGGTACTCGTCGTCGGTGCCGGCTCGTCGGGTGTGCAGATCGCCGACGAACTCCGCGAATCGGGGCGTACGGTCTATCTTGCGGTCGGACCGCACGACCGTCCCCCGCGCAGCTATCGCGGCCGTGACTTCTGTTGGTGGCTCGGCGTTCTCGGCAAGTGGGACATGGCCGTTCCGCCCGCCGGGGCCGAGCATGTCACGATCGCCGTCAGCGGCGCTCACGGCGGACACACCGTCGATTTCCGCAGCCTCGCCGCCGATGGCATCACCCTGCTCGGACGTGCGGAGGCCGTCGTCGACGGAGTCATGACCTTTGCCGACGACCTGCGCGCCAACATCGAGGCCGGTGACGCCAACTACCTGTCGATGCTCGACGAGGCCGACGCCCACATCGCCCGCAATGGGCTCGATCTGCCCGAGGAACCGCAGGCCCGGGTCATCGGACCCGATCCGGCCTGCGTCACCACACCGGTCCGATCACTCGACCTGGCGGCGCATTCGGTGACCTCCATCGTGTGGGCCACCGGCTTCGCCTACGACTACGACTGGCTACAGGTCGCGGCTCTCGACGAACTCGGTCGGCCGCGGCATCAGCGCGGTGTCTCCAGCGAGCCCGGCGTGTATTTCCTCGGGCTGCCATGGCTGTCGCGACGCGGATCGAGCTTCATCTGGGGTGTCTGGCACGACGCCAAGTATCTCGCCGATCAGATCGCCATCCAGCGCGGTTACCTCGCCTACGAAGCGCCCGCTCTCGCCGCACGCTGA
- a CDS encoding enoyl-CoA hydratase/isomerase family protein, which produces MAGAVTADTPPVDLDHVAISDDGDRYRVTLNRPERRNAITGEMIAELHRVCAIVERAPKPVLLCGAGHNFAGGADIAQLARRTRDDALAGINRTLFDRIAALALPTVAVVEGYALGGGAELAYACDIRIAAPDAVFGNPEPALGILAAAGASYRLPQLVGTSVAKQILLAGARLDAEQALRHGLVMEVADDPFAVAETVIDRIVAQSALALRLSKTVIDAPGHHPWADDIAQAVLFDGPDKTERMSAFLEKKS; this is translated from the coding sequence ATGGCCGGTGCGGTGACCGCCGACACGCCACCCGTCGATCTCGACCACGTGGCGATCTCCGACGACGGCGATCGCTACCGCGTCACGCTGAACCGTCCGGAGCGCCGCAACGCCATCACCGGCGAGATGATCGCCGAACTGCACCGGGTGTGTGCGATCGTCGAGCGGGCGCCCAAGCCGGTGCTGTTGTGCGGGGCCGGACACAACTTCGCGGGCGGCGCCGACATCGCCCAGCTCGCCCGACGTACCCGCGACGATGCGCTGGCCGGGATCAATCGCACCCTGTTCGACCGGATCGCGGCGCTCGCGCTTCCCACTGTCGCCGTCGTCGAGGGTTATGCGCTCGGTGGCGGTGCCGAACTCGCCTATGCCTGCGATATCCGCATCGCCGCACCGGATGCGGTGTTCGGCAACCCCGAGCCCGCGCTGGGCATCCTCGCCGCGGCAGGCGCGAGCTATCGCCTCCCGCAGCTCGTCGGTACCTCGGTCGCCAAGCAGATCCTGCTTGCCGGCGCGCGACTCGACGCCGAGCAGGCATTGCGGCACGGCCTGGTCATGGAGGTCGCCGACGACCCGTTCGCCGTGGCCGAGACCGTCATCGATCGCATCGTCGCGCAGTCGGCGCTGGCGCTGCGCCTGTCGAAGACCGTCATCGACGCCCCCGGACATCACCCATGGGCCGACGACATCGCACAGGCCGTGCTCTTCGACGGACCCGACAAGACCGAACGCATGTCCGCATTCCTGGAGAAGAAGTCATGA
- a CDS encoding EthD family reductase, translating to MTVRVAVCYGQPTDPAAFDDYYERVHIPLANAIPGLTDYTYAKVSTLDGSEPPYYSVAGLYFADDDSLKAGLGSPEMAAAAGDVPNFATGGVTMFTHAETSVRP from the coding sequence ATGACCGTTCGCGTTGCCGTCTGCTACGGACAACCCACCGACCCCGCCGCGTTCGACGACTACTACGAGCGGGTACACATCCCGCTCGCGAATGCGATCCCGGGCCTGACCGACTACACCTACGCCAAGGTGTCGACGCTCGACGGCTCCGAGCCGCCATACTACTCGGTCGCGGGCCTGTACTTCGCCGACGACGACTCGTTGAAGGCCGGCCTGGGGTCTCCCGAGATGGCCGCCGCCGCAGGTGATGTGCCCAACTTCGCCACCGGTGGGGTCACCATGTTCACCCACGCCGAGACCTCGGTGCGTCCGTGA